The following are from one region of the Juglans regia cultivar Chandler chromosome 10, Walnut 2.0, whole genome shotgun sequence genome:
- the LOC109010730 gene encoding glutathionyl-hydroquinone reductase YqjG produces MPHTLLSIPNLPISSPTKKIPTLSSPRARTRAAPRACLNQSPQPPNPSLLNSITNLLWGPSLPPGLLISTVRTAWHSTWQLMMSQLAPSDTSGRYSRPPSRFRWANFSDQTPTALHLYVGLPCPWAHRTLIVRALKGLEDAVLVSIASPGPDGSWVFNDIRGADSDVLLPGPDNANGCRNLREVYKLRRGGYDGRCTVPMLWDTKTKEVFCNESYDIIQLFNSGINELARNPGLDLSPLALKGKIEEWNRIIYPNVNNGVYRCGFAQSQEAYDLAVNDLFGTLDMLDDHLGSSRYLCGGALTLADVCLFTTLIRFDLVYNVLFKCTKKKLLEYPNLHGYMRDIYQIPKVAATCNYSAIMDGYYKTLFPLNPGSIQPAIPSGCEHGVLSRPHGRESLSLAESKYVQVQVS; encoded by the exons ATGCCTCACACTTTGCTCTCCATCCCCAATCTCCCCATCTCGTCACCAACAAAGAAAATCCCCACACTCTCCAGTCCCAGAGCCAGAACCAGAGCCGCCCCCAGAGCTTGTCTCAACCAATCACCTCAACCCCCAAACCCTTCCCTTCTCAACTCAATAACTAACCTCCTCTGGGGCCCCTCTCTCCCACCGGGCCTCCTCATCTCCACCGTCCGTACTGCATGGCACTCCACGTGGCAACTCATGATGTCCCAGCTCGCTCCCTCCGATACCTCAGGCCGTTACTCCAGGCCCCCGTCCAGGTTCCGTTGGGCCAACTTTTCCGACCAGACCCCGACAGCCCTCCACCTCTATGTGGGCCTACCTTGTCCGTGGGCCCACAGGACTCTCATCGTCCGGGCCCTCAAGGGCCTCGAGGACGCCGTGCTCGTATCCATAGCCTCCCCGGGCCCCGACGGCTCGTGGGTATTTAACGATATCCGCGGCGCGGATAGTGATGTCCTCCTCCCCGGTCCGGACAATGCGAATGGGTGCAGAAATTTGAGAGAAGTTTATAAGCTGAGGAGAGGAGGGTATGATGGGCGTTGCACGGTGCCAATGCTGTGGGATACGAAGACAAAGGAGGTGTTTTGCAATGAGAGTTATGATATAATCCAACTATTCAATTCTGGAATCAACGAGCTTGCGCGCAACCCGGGACTAGATCTCTCCCCACTGGCATTGAAGGGAAAGATTGAGGAATGGAATCGAATAATTTATCCCAATGTTAATAATGGGGTCTACAG ATGTGGGTTTGCTCAAAGCCAAGAGGCATACGATTTGGCGGTAAATGACTTGTTCGGTACATTGGACATGTTAGACGATCACTTGGGTAGTTCTCGCTACCTATGCGGAGGTGCACTAACACTTGCAGATGTATGTCTGTTCACTACTTTGATTCGGTTCGATCTTGTGTACAATGTCCTGTTCAAGTGCACTAAGAAAAAGCTACTCGAGTATCCCAATCTTCATGGCTATATGCGTGACATTTACCAG ATTCCCAAGGTCGCAGCAACTTGCAATTACAGCGCCATTATGGATGGTTACTACAAAACACTATTTCCGCTAAATCCGGGCAGCATTCAACCTGCAATACCTTCAGGCTGCGAGCATGGAGTACTCTCTAGGCCTCATGGCAGAGAGTCGCTGTCATTGGCAGAGAGTAAATATGTACAGGTTCAAGTTTCATAG
- the LOC109010725 gene encoding MDIS1-interacting receptor like kinase 2-like, translated as MKKTLQTTLHLLIFSCFLVEIHAQKEAEALLKWKRSLISPSLPSWTLTNSSTSPCNWTGIWCNEVGSITEITLENTGLNGTLYRFDFSAFPNLSSLNLNLNNLVGDIPTGVGNAKKLTFLDLASNNFTSPIPPGIGNLLELQVLHLQNNSLTGQIPYQLSFLQKVWLLNLGANYLENPEPVQFNGMASLTNLWLYFNNLEAVPTFITKCPKLIFLDLSRNLIKGQIPMQLLIGLENLEYLNLTENSFEGLVPAEIGNLTKLRHLRLGMNKLNGTIPGEIRLLSNLEMLELNNNMFQGPIPSSIGNLTMLLKLNLANASLNSSIPEELGFCINLTFLDLSKNSLTGSLPLTMASLTKIIELGISDNHLSGELHPDFLSNWSKLISLQLHINNLSGRIPPEIGSIKKLNYLFLFQNQFSGPIPPEIGNLSNLLGLQLFKNCLTGPIPSTMGRLSKLIKLDLSENQLEGTLPIEIGNMESLEELDLSMNHLQGTLPSSITSLKRITLLYVSSNNFSGIIPEELGPSFLRNVSFSYNNFSGKLPPEICKGGRLIFFTANENKLVGPIPKSLKNCTELRRVRLEKNRLNGDITNAFGVYPSLDYINLGDNRLSGVLSPNWGECTNLSNFGMSTNLITGNIPTELGKLPKLQNLDLSNNQLVGKIPTELFHPSSILFKLNLSGNHLSDQIPTKIGTLSRLLYLDLSSNNLSGSIPAEIGSCQSIISLKLSMNKLNGTIPFQLGNLVALQLLFDVSHNSIRGKIPQQLGKLRNLEVLNLSHNQLSGPIPSAFQDLVSLQQVDVSYNNLEGPLPDNRGFQQAPAKALAGNPSLCGEKAQGLSPCTGDTSSEKNKSKRWKLVIVIAIPTVASTILLALIVIFIVQRRSRSEQKEKNKSLEEKGLFSVWNYKKKIDFKDIVAVTNNFDEKYCIGRGGQGNVYKAVIPEAEIFAVKRLHPSEKNELPEETQIKNFKAELHALSEIRHRNIVKLYGFSVFNGSMFFVYEYVERGSLGSLLLGEKVTNILNWDMRLKIIRGVAHAMSYLHHDCVPPIVHRDLSGSNILLDSEFEPKISDFGTARILRNCESIWTTPVGSYGYIAPELASTMKVTEKCDVYSFGVVTLELFVGKHPQEFLLCLQSGGFDVGLADVLDKRLALPTGPLMQDLLLAMSLALVCIQENPMARPTMHQVSTKLSAGSCLPLSSPFHTITLRNLMDLLEDQVTSSLTSHVAIHTWLVVFGISLKEEKRQSQNP; from the exons ATGAAGAAAACGTTGCAAACAACTCTTCACCTTCTCATTTTCTCCTGCTTTCTTGTAGAAATCCATGCACAGAAAGAAGCAGAAGCTCTGCTAAAATGGAAAAGAAGTttaatctctccctctctgccCTCATGGACTCTCACCAACAGCAGCACTAGCCCATGCAACTGGACTGGAATTTGGTGCAACGAAGTTGGTAGCATTACTGAGATAACTCTTGAAAACACAGGCCTGAATGGAACACTTTACAGGTTTGACTTCTCTGCCTTCCCAAACCTTAGCTCCTTAAATCTCAATTTAAACAATCTCGTTGGAGATATCCCAACTGGAGTTGGGAATGCAAAGAAGCTCACTTTTCTTGATCTGGCTAGCAACAATTTCACTAGTCCAATACCCCCAGGAATAGGAAACCTCTTAGAACTCCAAGTTCTTCATCTCCAGAACAATTCGCTCACAGGCCAAATTCCATATCAACTTAGTTTTCTACAAAAGGTTTGGCTTCTCAACCTAGGTGCAAATTATTTGGAGAATCCAGAGCCAGTTCAGTTTAATGGTATGGCATCTTTAACAAACCTTTGGCTCTACTTTAACAACTTAGAGGCGGTTCCCACTTTTATCACCAAATGCCCAAAGTTGATATTTCTTGATCTGTCTCGTAATCTGATCAAGGGTCAGATTCCAATGCAATTACTGATTGGTCTCGAAAACCTTGAATACCTTAACCTTACTGAGAATTCATTCGAAGGTCTAGTTCCAGCAGAAATTGGGAACTTAACGAAACTCCGTCACCTCAGACTTGGAATGAACAAGCTGAATGGTACCATACCAGGAGAAATTAGGCTCTTGTCAAACCTTGAAATGCTTGAATTGAATAACAATATGTTTCAAGGGCCTATACCATCCTCAATAGGAAACCTGACAATGCTTTTGAAATTAAATCTTGCAAATGCAAGCCTGAATTCTAGCATCCCAGAAGAACTTGGCTTTTGCATCAACCTTACTTTTCTTGATCTGTCAAAAAATAGCCTTACAGGTTCTTTGCCTCTCACTATGGCCTCCTTGACAAAGATCATAGAGTTGGGAATTTCTGATAATCATTTATCTGGAGAGCTCCATCCAGATTTCCTATCCAACTGGTCAAAACTCATTTCTTTGCAACTCCATATTAATAATCTTTCAGGAAGAATTCCGCCTGAAATTGGGTCAATCAAAAAGCTCaactatttatttctatttcaaaaCCAGTTTTCAGGTCCCATCCCTCCTGAGATTGGAAATTTGTCAAATTTACTAGGccttcaacttttcaaaaactGCTTAACTGGTCCAATTCCTTCAACCATGGGGAGATTATCTAAGCTCATCAAATTAGATCTTTCTGAAAACCAACTCGAAGGAACCCTTCCTATTGAAATAGGCAACATGGAAAGCTTAGAAGAGCTTGACTTAAGCATGAACCACCTGCAAGGAACTTTGCCTTCATCGATTACCAGCTTGAAAAGAATTACTCTCCTGTATGTTTCCTCCAACAATTTCTCTGGAATCATACCTGAAGAATTGGGTCCCAGTTTCTTAAGAAATGTGAGCTTCTCCTACAACAATTTTTCAGGAAAGCTTCCTCCAGAAATTTGTAAAGGAGGGAGACTCATTTTCTTCACAGCCAATGAAAACAAATTAGTGGGACCAATACCGAAAAGTCTCAAGAACTGCACCGAACTGAGAAGGGTTCGTCTTGAAAAGAATAGGCTAAATGGAGACATCACAAATGCATTCGGCGTATACCCATCTCTGGACTATATTAACTTGGGAGATAACCGACTTTCTGGTGTGTTGTCGCCAAACTGGGGGGAATGCACAAATCTCTCCAATTTTGGAATGTCTACCAATTTGATAACAGGTAACATACCTACAGAGTTGGGAAAGTTGCCAAAATTGCAAAATCTCGACCTTTCTAATAATCAACTCGTGGGGAAGATTCCAACTGAACTATTCCATCCTTCTTCAATTCTCTTTAAGCTAAATTTGAGTGGCAATCACCTCTCAGATCAGATTCCAACAAAGATTGGAACATTGTCAAGGCTACTATATTTGGATTTATCATCAAACAATCTGAGTGGGTCGATACCAGCAGAAATTGGGAGTTGCCAGTCAATCATATCCTTAAAGCTCAGTATGAACAAGTTGAATGGCACCATCCCATTCCAGCTTGGAAATCTTGTTGCTTTACAGTTACTCTTTGACGTCAGTCACAACTCAATCAGAGGAAAGATACCCCAGCAGCTTGGAAAATTAAGAAACTTAGAAGTACTAAATCTTTCCCACAATCAGCTTTCTGGTCCAATACCTTCTGCCTTTCAAGACCTTGTGAGTCTGCAACAAGTCGATGTGTCCTATAATAATCTTGAAGGTCCCCTTCCAGACAATAGGGGCTTCCAACAAGCTCCTGCAAAGGCTCTAGCAGGTAATCCCAGTCTATGCGGTGAAAAGGCACAAGGGTTGAGCCCTTGTACTGGAGACACTTCATCAGAAAAGAACAAAAGTAAAAGATGGAAACTGGTAATAGTGATAGCGATTCCAACCGTTGCTTCAACAATTCTATTGGCAttgattgtaatttttattgtcCAACGTCGTTCCAGATCtgaacaaaaggaaaagaacaaatCTTTAGAAGAAAAAGGTTTATTCTCTGTATGGAATTACAAGAAGAAAATAGACTTTAAGGATATAGTTGCTGTGACAAATAATTTTGACGAGAAGTATTGCATTGGAAGGGGTGGACAAGGAAATGTGTACAAAGCAGTGATTCCAGAAGCTGAAATCTTTGCTGTAAAGCGTCTACACCCATCTGAAAAAAATGAGCTTCCTGAGGAGACCCAAATAAAGAACTTCAAGGCAGAATTGCATGCGCTTAGTGAAATCCGACATCGAAATATAGTAAAACTATATGGATTCAGTGTCTTCAATGGATCCATGTTTTTCGTATATGAGTATGTAGAAAGGGGCAGCCTGGGAAGTTTGCTGCTGGGGGAGAAGGTGACCAATATTCTGAACTGGGATATGAGGCTAAAGATTATCAGAGGAGTAGCACATGCTATGTCATACTTGCACCATGATTGTGTGCCTCCTATTGTGCACCGTGACTTATCAGGAagcaatattttattggattcaGAGTTTGAGCCTAAGATCTCTGATTTCGGAACGGCAAGAATACTAAGAAATTGTGAGTCTATCTGGACAACTCCAGTTGGTTCATATGGCTATATTGCACCAG AGCTTGCTTCTACAATGAAGGTAACAGAGAAATGCGATGTATACAGCTTTGGAGTTGTTACATTAGAACTATTTGTTGGCAAGCACCCTCAAGAATTCCTCTTATGTCTGCAATCTGGAGGATTTGATGTGGGCCTTGCAGATGTCTTGGACAAAAGGCTTGCACTACCAACTGGTCCTCTCATGCAAGATTTGCTCTTAGCCATGTCCCTCGCCCTGGTATGCATACAGGAAAACCCCATGGCTCGACCCACCATGCATCAAGTGTCTACTAAACTGTCAGCGGGATCATGTCTGCCTCTTTCCTCACCATTCCATACCATCACATTGCGGAACTTGATGGATTT ACTCGAAGACCAGGTCACAAGCTC CCTTACTTCACATGTAGCTATACATACTTGGCTGGTCGTGTTTGGTATTTCTttgaaggaagagaagaggcAGAGCCAAAATCCTTAG
- the LOC109010733 gene encoding uncharacterized protein LOC109010733, whose translation MGCFLVCFGSTKDGRKQRKQSQNKFHPDDDVRTVDYKPVQSAISLIQGTSENPNTKQISQVRDESEKELSFRAIKKVTFDSNVKTHEHVTCGEALDLLLKSEIGGKGEENIEKPSQSKSSSEDSLITSSSGSYPPNYRYQNCRDSDDEYEELDCADTDLDDEDDDGGLEDDGLYADDDEGIVRSRRTISVAHVFTEEADSTKPICALPDGEMKPIGSNQYARDRSAYVHPVLNPVENLTQWKAVKAKGEPQLKPQKENFVSDRETQVLSGSEQSFNGLSFSFNSETDQSKKSNKEIAVDASLSNWLVPSESPVNKTSRNNLSIISPEKSMSQGSNSSSFFYTKEVSESKP comes from the exons ATGGGTTGCTTTCTTGTTTGCTTTGGTTCTACAAAAGATGGGAGGAAACAACGAAAACAGAGCCAGAACAAGTTTCATCCCGATGATGATgta AGAACTGTAGATTACAAACCTGTGCAATCTGCTATCTCTTTGATACAGGGCACCTCCGAAAATCCCAACACCAAACAGATTTCACAAGTTCG GGATGAGTCTGAAAAGGAGTTGAGCTTTAGGGCCATAAAGAAAGTAACATTTGACTCCAATGTCAAGACCCATGAACATGTTACCTGCGGAGAAGCTCTGGACCTTTTATTGAAAAGTGAAATCGGTGGGAAGGGGgaggaaaatatagaaaaaccAAGCCAATCTAAGTCCTCTTCAGAAGATAGTTTGATCACATCAAGCTCGGGATCTTATCCTCCAAATTATCGATACCAGAATTGCAGGGACAGCGATGACGAGTATGAAGAACTAGACTGTGCGGATACTGATCTTGACGACGAAGACGATGATGGTGGACTAGAGGATGATGGTCTATATGCAGATGATGATGAAGGAATTGTAAGATCGAGGAGAACAATTTCTGTGGCTCATGTGTTTACTGAGGAGGCTGATAGCACTAAGCCAATATGTGCTTTGCCTGATGGGGAAATGAAGCCAATTGGGTCTAACCAGTATGCTCGAGATAGGAGTGCTTATGTTCATCCTGTTCTGAACCCAGTAGAAAATCTTACTCAGTGGAAAGCTGTTAAAGCTAAAGGGGAGCCACAACTGAAGCCTCAGAAAGAGAATTTTGTCTCAGATAGAGAAACCCAGGTTTTGTCAGGTTCAGAGCAAAGTTTTAATGGATTATCATTCAGTTTTAATTCGGAAACTGATCAATCTAAGAAGTCAAACAAGGAAATAGCAGTTGATGCTAGCCTTTCCAACTGGTTGGTTCCATCTGAGAGTCCTGTCAATAAGACTAGCAGAAACAATCTTAGTATTATTTCGCCTGAGAAAAGCATGTCACAAGGATCAAACTCATCGAG CTTCTTCTACACCAAGGAAGTCTCCGAGTCGAAGCCCTGA
- the LOC109010736 gene encoding uncharacterized protein LOC109010736, whose protein sequence is MGWNYPDISLDELVKLTKGFVDILILASGYQSSGLIAHWDPQNIKKAFQWGRFFENVFSHFSSSDVYQESVKELDKTLSELTSSASFPQGLAHLSSATLANAQRFVLEHLIHVLPLSDAHLRAFLTATIEMELDQLSGTENNCLDAYLNKLTLQKTSLIPAPDRKGFMKDLVLSSPDIAPIKDFTKYAVQEILKRRCAVSCISTVETGLDILSNAIRRRSLSDNNLLNERLSEEKAPMNVELLLDLITWNHWKSRNLSYFIDKRTLRLVSGASLIFCGPKDQWMKVFQGLNISAERSDNDFSETIELLLLGCIASRWNCLIEHFMSVSYFSLTISEQYHQVCRLVMGRSQTLNTREQTTNSKESGILEYLTGQLGSQQHQLWKLSPALAAAAIPTWSPLLRLYMTEMEIQFKGDFSAIRYCNCTQDMKEHKNCELAERIWCLYIFHVCGSHLLHGAGSA, encoded by the exons ATGGGGTGGAACTACCCGGACATATCCTTGGACGAACTTGTGAAACTGACAAAAGGGTTTGTGGATATACTTATTCTGGCATCTGGGTACCAGTCCTCTGGTCTTATTGCCCACTGGGATCCTCAAAACATCAAGAAAGCCTTCCAGTGGGGCCGCTTCTTTGAAAAT GTATTCAGCCATTTTAGCAGCTCGGATGTTTATCAGGAGTCGGTGAAGGAACTTGACAAAACTCTTTCTGAACTGACTTCCAGCGCCTCTTTCCCCCAG GGTCTTGCACATCTATCATCTGCTACTCTTGCGAATGCACAAcgatttgtgttagaacatcttATCCATGTTCTACCTTTGAGTGATGCACATCTCAGAGCCTTTCTGACTGCAACAATTGAGATGGAGCTTGATCAGCTATCTGGAACAGAGAATAATTGCCTAGATGCATATCTGAACAAGTTGACTCTGCAGAAGACATCACTAATTCCAGCACCCGATAGAAAGGGTTTCATGAAGGATTTAGTTCTTTCATCTCCAGATATTGCTCCAATTAAGGATTTTACAAAGTATGCTGTTCAAGAGATCTTGAAGAGGCGATGTGCTGTGTCTTGCATATCAACAGTTGAGACAGGCTTAGATATTCTCTCAAATGCCATCAGACGAAGAAGCCTATCGGACAATAACTTACTCAATGAACGACTAAGTGAAGAAAAAGCTCCAAT GAATGTAGAGTTATTGCTGGATTTAATCACATGGAACCACTGGAAATCAAGGAATCTCTCATATTTCATTGATAAAAGAACTCTTAGATTAGTCTCCGGTGCTAGCCTGATATTCTGTGGTCCTAAGGACCAGTGGATGAAAGTTTTTCAAGGGCTGAATATTTCAGCCGAAAGAAGTGATAATGATTTTAGTGAAACAATT GAGCTCTTGTTACTTGGATGCATTGCAAGCAGGTGGAACTGTCTAATTGAACATTTCATGTCCGTTTCTTATTTTTCGCTTACTATCTCAGAGCAATATCATCAGGTGTGCCGCTTAGTTATGGGAAGATCCCAAACTCTTAATACTAGAGAGCAAACAACGAACTCAAAG GAAAGTGGCATTCTCGAGTACCTGACTGGACAGTTGGGCAGTCAACAACATCAATTATGGAAACTATCCCCTGCCCTTGCAGCAGCTGCAATTCCAACCTG GTCACCCTTATTAAGGTTGTATATGACTGAAATGGAGATTCAATTCAAAGGAGATTTTTCTGCGATAAG ATACTGCAATTGTACTCAAGATATGAAGGAACAcaaaaatt GTGAACTTGCTGAGAGAATTTGGTGCCTCTACATCTTTCATGTTTGTGGCTCTCATCTACTGCATGGTGCCGGTAGTGCTTGA